A genome region from Coturnix japonica isolate 7356 chromosome 13, Coturnix japonica 2.1, whole genome shotgun sequence includes the following:
- the ABLIM3 gene encoding actin-binding LIM protein 3 isoform X2, with product MSTSTVPYQQNPYSAGSGSTVIQCYRCGDTCKGEVVRVQSNHFHIRCFTCQVCGCDLAQSGFFFKNQEYICTHDYQQLYGTRCDSCGDFITGEVISALGRTYHPKCFVCSTCRKPFPIGDKVTFSGKDCVCQNCSHTLISTKPIKIHGPSHCAGCKEEIKQGQSLLALEKQWHVSCFKCQTCGIILTGEYISKDGVPYCESDYHAQFGIKCETCDRYISGRVLEAGGKHYHPTCARCVRCHQMFTEGEEMYLTGSEVWHPICKQAARAEKKLKHRRTSETSISPPGSSIGSPNRVICAKVDNEILNYKDLAALPKIKAIYEVQRPDLISYEPYHRYSYGESLGTLSPYSQDIYESFDIRQRRASSPGYIDSPTYSRQGMSPTIPRSPHHFYRSGTESGRSSPYYSQLDVRSSTPTSYQAPKHFHIPAAGESNIYRKPPIYKRHAAVDNNPAATKSKTSEDIAQTSKYSPAYSPDPYYHSESEYWSFQGSPKAPRARRFSSGGEEDGYERGMHKIQSGIGRLILREEMKARSNSYADPWTPPRSSASSREALHTAGYEGSLNGSPRMHYLADSDPLISKSASLPAYRRNGLHRPPSAELFHYDSTNAVNWGMREYKIYPYELLLVKTRGRNQLPKDVDRTRLERHLSQEEFYQIFGMTIAEFDRLALWKRNELKKQARLF from the exons cAGTTCCCTACCAACAAAACCCCTACAGCGCCGGGAGCGGCTCCACCGTCATCCAGTGCTACCGCTGCGGAGACACCTGCAAGGGCGAGGTGGTGCGTGTCCAGAGCAACCACTTCCACATCCGCTGCTTCACCTGCCAAG TGTGCGGCTGCGACCTGGCCCAGTCGGGCTTTTTCTTCAAGAACCAGGAGTACATCTGCACCCACGACTACCAGCAGCTTTATGGCACCCGCTGTGACAGCTGCGGGGACTTCATCACCGGGGAGGTCATCTCGGCGCTGGGCAGGACCTACCATCCCAAGTGCTTCgtctgcagcacctgcag GAAGCCGTTCCCCATTGGGGACAAGGTGACGTTCAGCGGGAAGGATTGCGTCTGCCAGAACTGCTCCCATACGCTCATCAGCACCAAACCCATCAAGATCCACGGGCCCAGCC ACTGCGCAGGCTGCAAGGAGGAGATCAAGCAGGGCCAGTCCCTCCTGGCACTGGAGAAGCAGTGGCATGTCAGCTGCTTCAAGTGCCAAACGTGCGGGATCATCCTCACCGGAGAGTACATCAGCAA GGATGGAGTCCCATACTGTGAGTCTGACTACCATGCTCAGTTCGGCATCAAGTGTGAGACGTGTGACCGGTACATCAGTGGCAGGGTCCTGGAG GCTGGAGGGAAGCACTACCACCCCACCTGCGCCCGCTGCGTGCGCTGCCATCAGATGTTCACCGAAGGAGAGGAGATGTACCTCACAG GCTCTGAGGTGTGGCACCCCATCTGCAAGCAGGCAGCCCGGgcagaaaagaagctgaag CACAGAAGGACATCAGAAACCTCCATCTCACCACCTGGCTCCAGCATCGGCTCCCCCAACAGAGTCATCTGC GCTAAAGTGGATAATGAGATCCTTAATTACAAAGACCTGGCAGCTCTTCCCAAGATTAAAGCCATCTACGAAGTGCAGCGTCCTGACCTCATTTCGTATGAGCCCTATCACAGATATAGCTATGGGGAG TCCTTGGGGACCCTCTCCCCGTACTCACAG gACATCTACGAGAGCTTCGACATCAGACAGAGACGAGCCTCCAGCCCTGGCTACATCGACTCCCCCACCTACAGCCGGCAGGGCATGTCCCCCACCATCCCAAGGTCCCCCCATCACTTCTACCGCTCAG GCACAGAGAGCGGGCGCAGCTCCCCCTACTATAGCCAGTTAGATGTGAGGTCTTCTACTCCAACCTCATACCAAGCACCCAAGCATTTCCACATTCCAG CTGCTGGTGAGAGCAACATCTACAGGAAACCTCCCATCTACAAGCGGCACG CTGCTGTCG ACAACAACCCTGCAGCcaccaaaagcaaaaccagtgaGGACATTGCACAGACGTCCAAGTACAGCCCTGCCTACTCCCCCGACCCCTATTACCACTCGGAGTCAGAGTACTGGTCCTTCCAGGGATCCCCCAAAG CTCCCCGAGCCCGACGGTTCTCATCAGGAGGTGAAGAAGATGGCTATGAGCGGGGCATGCACAAG ATCCAGAGCGGCATCGGCAGGCTGATCCTGAGGGAGGAGATGAAGGCACGCTCCAACTCCTATGCAGACCCCTGGACCCCACCccgcagctctgccagcagtaGAGAAGCCCTGCACACGGCTGGCTATGAGGGCTCCCTCAATGGCT CCCCCCGGATGCACTACCTGGCTGACAGTG ATCCCCTCATTTCCAAGTCAGCCTCTCTCCCTGCCTACAGgaggaatgggctgcacagg CCACCCAGTGCGGAGCTTTTCCACTACGACAGCACCAACGCCGTCAACTGGGGGATGCGAG AGTACAAG ATTTACCCCTATGAGCTGCTCCTGGTGAAGACAAGGGGAAGGAACCAGCTGCCCAAGGACGTGGACAGGACTCGGTTAGAG CGGCACCTCTCCCAGGAGGAGTTCTACCAGATCTTTGGTATGACCATCGCCGAGTTCGACCGCCTGGCTCTCTGGAAGAGGAACGAGCTGAAGAAGCAGGCGCGGCTGTTTTAA
- the ABLIM3 gene encoding actin-binding LIM protein 3 isoform X8: MEKGGQVPYQQNPYSAGSGSTVIQCYRCGDTCKGEVVRVQSNHFHIRCFTCQVCGCDLAQSGFFFKNQEYICTHDYQQLYGTRCDSCGDFITGEVISALGRTYHPKCFVCSTCRKPFPIGDKVTFSGKDCVCQNCSHTLISTKPIKIHGPSHCAGCKEEIKQGQSLLALEKQWHVSCFKCQTCGIILTGEYISKDGVPYCESDYHAQFGIKCETCDRYISGRVLEAGGKHYHPTCARCVRCHQMFTEGEEMYLTGSEVWHPICKQAARAEKKLKHRRTSETSISPPGSSIGSPNRVICAKVDNEILNYKDLAALPKIKAIYEVQRPDLISYEPYHRYSYGESLGTLSPYSQDIYESFDIRQRRASSPGYIDSPTYSRQGMSPTIPRSPHHFYRSAAGESNIYRKPPIYKRHDNNPAATKSKTSEDIAQTSKYSPAYSPDPYYHSESEYWSFQGSPKAPRARRFSSGGEEDGYERGMHKIQSGIGRLILREEMKARSNSYADPWTPPRSSASSREALHTAGYEGSLNGSPRMHYLADSDPLISKSASLPAYRRNGLHRPPSAELFHYDSTNAVNWGMREYKIYPYELLLVKTRGRNQLPKDVDRTRLERHLSQEEFYQIFGMTIAEFDRLALWKRNELKKQARLF, translated from the exons TTCCCTACCAACAAAACCCCTACAGCGCCGGGAGCGGCTCCACCGTCATCCAGTGCTACCGCTGCGGAGACACCTGCAAGGGCGAGGTGGTGCGTGTCCAGAGCAACCACTTCCACATCCGCTGCTTCACCTGCCAAG TGTGCGGCTGCGACCTGGCCCAGTCGGGCTTTTTCTTCAAGAACCAGGAGTACATCTGCACCCACGACTACCAGCAGCTTTATGGCACCCGCTGTGACAGCTGCGGGGACTTCATCACCGGGGAGGTCATCTCGGCGCTGGGCAGGACCTACCATCCCAAGTGCTTCgtctgcagcacctgcag GAAGCCGTTCCCCATTGGGGACAAGGTGACGTTCAGCGGGAAGGATTGCGTCTGCCAGAACTGCTCCCATACGCTCATCAGCACCAAACCCATCAAGATCCACGGGCCCAGCC ACTGCGCAGGCTGCAAGGAGGAGATCAAGCAGGGCCAGTCCCTCCTGGCACTGGAGAAGCAGTGGCATGTCAGCTGCTTCAAGTGCCAAACGTGCGGGATCATCCTCACCGGAGAGTACATCAGCAA GGATGGAGTCCCATACTGTGAGTCTGACTACCATGCTCAGTTCGGCATCAAGTGTGAGACGTGTGACCGGTACATCAGTGGCAGGGTCCTGGAG GCTGGAGGGAAGCACTACCACCCCACCTGCGCCCGCTGCGTGCGCTGCCATCAGATGTTCACCGAAGGAGAGGAGATGTACCTCACAG GCTCTGAGGTGTGGCACCCCATCTGCAAGCAGGCAGCCCGGgcagaaaagaagctgaag CACAGAAGGACATCAGAAACCTCCATCTCACCACCTGGCTCCAGCATCGGCTCCCCCAACAGAGTCATCTGC GCTAAAGTGGATAATGAGATCCTTAATTACAAAGACCTGGCAGCTCTTCCCAAGATTAAAGCCATCTACGAAGTGCAGCGTCCTGACCTCATTTCGTATGAGCCCTATCACAGATATAGCTATGGGGAG TCCTTGGGGACCCTCTCCCCGTACTCACAG gACATCTACGAGAGCTTCGACATCAGACAGAGACGAGCCTCCAGCCCTGGCTACATCGACTCCCCCACCTACAGCCGGCAGGGCATGTCCCCCACCATCCCAAGGTCCCCCCATCACTTCTACCGCTCAG CTGCTGGTGAGAGCAACATCTACAGGAAACCTCCCATCTACAAGCGGCACG ACAACAACCCTGCAGCcaccaaaagcaaaaccagtgaGGACATTGCACAGACGTCCAAGTACAGCCCTGCCTACTCCCCCGACCCCTATTACCACTCGGAGTCAGAGTACTGGTCCTTCCAGGGATCCCCCAAAG CTCCCCGAGCCCGACGGTTCTCATCAGGAGGTGAAGAAGATGGCTATGAGCGGGGCATGCACAAG ATCCAGAGCGGCATCGGCAGGCTGATCCTGAGGGAGGAGATGAAGGCACGCTCCAACTCCTATGCAGACCCCTGGACCCCACCccgcagctctgccagcagtaGAGAAGCCCTGCACACGGCTGGCTATGAGGGCTCCCTCAATGGCT CCCCCCGGATGCACTACCTGGCTGACAGTG ATCCCCTCATTTCCAAGTCAGCCTCTCTCCCTGCCTACAGgaggaatgggctgcacagg CCACCCAGTGCGGAGCTTTTCCACTACGACAGCACCAACGCCGTCAACTGGGGGATGCGAG AGTACAAG ATTTACCCCTATGAGCTGCTCCTGGTGAAGACAAGGGGAAGGAACCAGCTGCCCAAGGACGTGGACAGGACTCGGTTAGAG CGGCACCTCTCCCAGGAGGAGTTCTACCAGATCTTTGGTATGACCATCGCCGAGTTCGACCGCCTGGCTCTCTGGAAGAGGAACGAGCTGAAGAAGCAGGCGCGGCTGTTTTAA
- the ABLIM3 gene encoding actin-binding LIM protein 3 isoform X14 encodes MEKGGQVPYQQNPYSAGSGSTVIQCYRCGDTCKGEVVRVQSNHFHIRCFTCQVCGCDLAQSGFFFKNQEYICTHDYQQLYGTRCDSCGDFITGEVISALGRTYHPKCFVCSTCRKPFPIGDKVTFSGKDCVCQNCSHTLISTKPIKIHGPSHCAGCKEEIKQGQSLLALEKQWHVSCFKCQTCGIILTGEYISKDGVPYCESDYHAQFGIKCETCDRYISGRVLEAGGKHYHPTCARCVRCHQMFTEGEEMYLTGSEVWHPICKQAARAEKKLKHRRTSETSISPPGSSIGSPNRVICDIYESFDIRQRRASSPGYIDSPTYSRQGMSPTIPRSPHHFYRSAAGESNIYRKPPIYKRHDNNPAATKSKTSEDIAQTSKYSPAYSPDPYYHSESEYWSFQGSPKAPRARRFSSGGEEDGYERGMHKIQSGIGRLILREEMKARSNSYADPWTPPRSSASSREALHTAGYEGSLNGSPRMHYLADSDPLISKSASLPAYRRNGLHRPPSAELFHYDSTNAVNWGMREYKIYPYELLLVKTRGRNQLPKDVDRTRLERHLSQEEFYQIFGMTIAEFDRLALWKRNELKKQARLF; translated from the exons TTCCCTACCAACAAAACCCCTACAGCGCCGGGAGCGGCTCCACCGTCATCCAGTGCTACCGCTGCGGAGACACCTGCAAGGGCGAGGTGGTGCGTGTCCAGAGCAACCACTTCCACATCCGCTGCTTCACCTGCCAAG TGTGCGGCTGCGACCTGGCCCAGTCGGGCTTTTTCTTCAAGAACCAGGAGTACATCTGCACCCACGACTACCAGCAGCTTTATGGCACCCGCTGTGACAGCTGCGGGGACTTCATCACCGGGGAGGTCATCTCGGCGCTGGGCAGGACCTACCATCCCAAGTGCTTCgtctgcagcacctgcag GAAGCCGTTCCCCATTGGGGACAAGGTGACGTTCAGCGGGAAGGATTGCGTCTGCCAGAACTGCTCCCATACGCTCATCAGCACCAAACCCATCAAGATCCACGGGCCCAGCC ACTGCGCAGGCTGCAAGGAGGAGATCAAGCAGGGCCAGTCCCTCCTGGCACTGGAGAAGCAGTGGCATGTCAGCTGCTTCAAGTGCCAAACGTGCGGGATCATCCTCACCGGAGAGTACATCAGCAA GGATGGAGTCCCATACTGTGAGTCTGACTACCATGCTCAGTTCGGCATCAAGTGTGAGACGTGTGACCGGTACATCAGTGGCAGGGTCCTGGAG GCTGGAGGGAAGCACTACCACCCCACCTGCGCCCGCTGCGTGCGCTGCCATCAGATGTTCACCGAAGGAGAGGAGATGTACCTCACAG GCTCTGAGGTGTGGCACCCCATCTGCAAGCAGGCAGCCCGGgcagaaaagaagctgaag CACAGAAGGACATCAGAAACCTCCATCTCACCACCTGGCTCCAGCATCGGCTCCCCCAACAGAGTCATCTGC gACATCTACGAGAGCTTCGACATCAGACAGAGACGAGCCTCCAGCCCTGGCTACATCGACTCCCCCACCTACAGCCGGCAGGGCATGTCCCCCACCATCCCAAGGTCCCCCCATCACTTCTACCGCTCAG CTGCTGGTGAGAGCAACATCTACAGGAAACCTCCCATCTACAAGCGGCACG ACAACAACCCTGCAGCcaccaaaagcaaaaccagtgaGGACATTGCACAGACGTCCAAGTACAGCCCTGCCTACTCCCCCGACCCCTATTACCACTCGGAGTCAGAGTACTGGTCCTTCCAGGGATCCCCCAAAG CTCCCCGAGCCCGACGGTTCTCATCAGGAGGTGAAGAAGATGGCTATGAGCGGGGCATGCACAAG ATCCAGAGCGGCATCGGCAGGCTGATCCTGAGGGAGGAGATGAAGGCACGCTCCAACTCCTATGCAGACCCCTGGACCCCACCccgcagctctgccagcagtaGAGAAGCCCTGCACACGGCTGGCTATGAGGGCTCCCTCAATGGCT CCCCCCGGATGCACTACCTGGCTGACAGTG ATCCCCTCATTTCCAAGTCAGCCTCTCTCCCTGCCTACAGgaggaatgggctgcacagg CCACCCAGTGCGGAGCTTTTCCACTACGACAGCACCAACGCCGTCAACTGGGGGATGCGAG AGTACAAG ATTTACCCCTATGAGCTGCTCCTGGTGAAGACAAGGGGAAGGAACCAGCTGCCCAAGGACGTGGACAGGACTCGGTTAGAG CGGCACCTCTCCCAGGAGGAGTTCTACCAGATCTTTGGTATGACCATCGCCGAGTTCGACCGCCTGGCTCTCTGGAAGAGGAACGAGCTGAAGAAGCAGGCGCGGCTGTTTTAA
- the ABLIM3 gene encoding actin-binding LIM protein 3 isoform X3: MSTSIPYQQNPYSAGSGSTVIQCYRCGDTCKGEVVRVQSNHFHIRCFTCQVCGCDLAQSGFFFKNQEYICTHDYQQLYGTRCDSCGDFITGEVISALGRTYHPKCFVCSTCRKPFPIGDKVTFSGKDCVCQNCSHTLISTKPIKIHGPSHCAGCKEEIKQGQSLLALEKQWHVSCFKCQTCGIILTGEYISKDGVPYCESDYHAQFGIKCETCDRYISGRVLEAGGKHYHPTCARCVRCHQMFTEGEEMYLTGSEVWHPICKQAARAEKKLKHRRTSETSISPPGSSIGSPNRVICAKVDNEILNYKDLAALPKIKAIYEVQRPDLISYEPYHRYSYGESLGTLSPYSQDIYESFDIRQRRASSPGYIDSPTYSRQGMSPTIPRSPHHFYRSGTESGRSSPYYSQLDVRSSTPTSYQAPKHFHIPAAGESNIYRKPPIYKRHAAVDNNPAATKSKTSEDIAQTSKYSPAYSPDPYYHSESEYWSFQGSPKAPRARRFSSGGEEDGYERGMHKIQSGIGRLILREEMKARSNSYADPWTPPRSSASSREALHTAGYEGSLNGSPRMHYLADSDPLISKSASLPAYRRNGLHRPPSAELFHYDSTNAVNWGMREYKIYPYELLLVKTRGRNQLPKDVDRTRLERHLSQEEFYQIFGMTIAEFDRLALWKRNELKKQARLF; this comes from the exons TTCCCTACCAACAAAACCCCTACAGCGCCGGGAGCGGCTCCACCGTCATCCAGTGCTACCGCTGCGGAGACACCTGCAAGGGCGAGGTGGTGCGTGTCCAGAGCAACCACTTCCACATCCGCTGCTTCACCTGCCAAG TGTGCGGCTGCGACCTGGCCCAGTCGGGCTTTTTCTTCAAGAACCAGGAGTACATCTGCACCCACGACTACCAGCAGCTTTATGGCACCCGCTGTGACAGCTGCGGGGACTTCATCACCGGGGAGGTCATCTCGGCGCTGGGCAGGACCTACCATCCCAAGTGCTTCgtctgcagcacctgcag GAAGCCGTTCCCCATTGGGGACAAGGTGACGTTCAGCGGGAAGGATTGCGTCTGCCAGAACTGCTCCCATACGCTCATCAGCACCAAACCCATCAAGATCCACGGGCCCAGCC ACTGCGCAGGCTGCAAGGAGGAGATCAAGCAGGGCCAGTCCCTCCTGGCACTGGAGAAGCAGTGGCATGTCAGCTGCTTCAAGTGCCAAACGTGCGGGATCATCCTCACCGGAGAGTACATCAGCAA GGATGGAGTCCCATACTGTGAGTCTGACTACCATGCTCAGTTCGGCATCAAGTGTGAGACGTGTGACCGGTACATCAGTGGCAGGGTCCTGGAG GCTGGAGGGAAGCACTACCACCCCACCTGCGCCCGCTGCGTGCGCTGCCATCAGATGTTCACCGAAGGAGAGGAGATGTACCTCACAG GCTCTGAGGTGTGGCACCCCATCTGCAAGCAGGCAGCCCGGgcagaaaagaagctgaag CACAGAAGGACATCAGAAACCTCCATCTCACCACCTGGCTCCAGCATCGGCTCCCCCAACAGAGTCATCTGC GCTAAAGTGGATAATGAGATCCTTAATTACAAAGACCTGGCAGCTCTTCCCAAGATTAAAGCCATCTACGAAGTGCAGCGTCCTGACCTCATTTCGTATGAGCCCTATCACAGATATAGCTATGGGGAG TCCTTGGGGACCCTCTCCCCGTACTCACAG gACATCTACGAGAGCTTCGACATCAGACAGAGACGAGCCTCCAGCCCTGGCTACATCGACTCCCCCACCTACAGCCGGCAGGGCATGTCCCCCACCATCCCAAGGTCCCCCCATCACTTCTACCGCTCAG GCACAGAGAGCGGGCGCAGCTCCCCCTACTATAGCCAGTTAGATGTGAGGTCTTCTACTCCAACCTCATACCAAGCACCCAAGCATTTCCACATTCCAG CTGCTGGTGAGAGCAACATCTACAGGAAACCTCCCATCTACAAGCGGCACG CTGCTGTCG ACAACAACCCTGCAGCcaccaaaagcaaaaccagtgaGGACATTGCACAGACGTCCAAGTACAGCCCTGCCTACTCCCCCGACCCCTATTACCACTCGGAGTCAGAGTACTGGTCCTTCCAGGGATCCCCCAAAG CTCCCCGAGCCCGACGGTTCTCATCAGGAGGTGAAGAAGATGGCTATGAGCGGGGCATGCACAAG ATCCAGAGCGGCATCGGCAGGCTGATCCTGAGGGAGGAGATGAAGGCACGCTCCAACTCCTATGCAGACCCCTGGACCCCACCccgcagctctgccagcagtaGAGAAGCCCTGCACACGGCTGGCTATGAGGGCTCCCTCAATGGCT CCCCCCGGATGCACTACCTGGCTGACAGTG ATCCCCTCATTTCCAAGTCAGCCTCTCTCCCTGCCTACAGgaggaatgggctgcacagg CCACCCAGTGCGGAGCTTTTCCACTACGACAGCACCAACGCCGTCAACTGGGGGATGCGAG AGTACAAG ATTTACCCCTATGAGCTGCTCCTGGTGAAGACAAGGGGAAGGAACCAGCTGCCCAAGGACGTGGACAGGACTCGGTTAGAG CGGCACCTCTCCCAGGAGGAGTTCTACCAGATCTTTGGTATGACCATCGCCGAGTTCGACCGCCTGGCTCTCTGGAAGAGGAACGAGCTGAAGAAGCAGGCGCGGCTGTTTTAA
- the ABLIM3 gene encoding actin-binding LIM protein 3 isoform X1, protein MEKGGQVPYQQNPYSAGSGSTVIQCYRCGDTCKGEVVRVQSNHFHIRCFTCQVCGCDLAQSGFFFKNQEYICTHDYQQLYGTRCDSCGDFITGEVISALGRTYHPKCFVCSTCRKPFPIGDKVTFSGKDCVCQNCSHTLISTKPIKIHGPSHCAGCKEEIKQGQSLLALEKQWHVSCFKCQTCGIILTGEYISKDGVPYCESDYHAQFGIKCETCDRYISGRVLEAGGKHYHPTCARCVRCHQMFTEGEEMYLTGSEVWHPICKQAARAEKKLKHRRTSETSISPPGSSIGSPNRVICAKVDNEILNYKDLAALPKIKAIYEVQRPDLISYEPYHRYSYGESLGTLSPYSQDIYESFDIRQRRASSPGYIDSPTYSRQGMSPTIPRSPHHFYRSGTESGRSSPYYSQLDVRSSTPTSYQAPKHFHIPAAGESNIYRKPPIYKRHAAVDNNPAATKSKTSEDIAQTSKYSPAYSPDPYYHSESEYWSFQGSPKAPRARRFSSGGEEDGYERGMHKIQSGIGRLILREEMKARSNSYADPWTPPRSSASSREALHTAGYEGSLNGSPRMHYLADSDPLISKSASLPAYRRNGLHRPPSAELFHYDSTNAVNWGMREYKIYPYELLLVKTRGRNQLPKDVDRTRLERHLSQEEFYQIFGMTIAEFDRLALWKRNELKKQARLF, encoded by the exons TTCCCTACCAACAAAACCCCTACAGCGCCGGGAGCGGCTCCACCGTCATCCAGTGCTACCGCTGCGGAGACACCTGCAAGGGCGAGGTGGTGCGTGTCCAGAGCAACCACTTCCACATCCGCTGCTTCACCTGCCAAG TGTGCGGCTGCGACCTGGCCCAGTCGGGCTTTTTCTTCAAGAACCAGGAGTACATCTGCACCCACGACTACCAGCAGCTTTATGGCACCCGCTGTGACAGCTGCGGGGACTTCATCACCGGGGAGGTCATCTCGGCGCTGGGCAGGACCTACCATCCCAAGTGCTTCgtctgcagcacctgcag GAAGCCGTTCCCCATTGGGGACAAGGTGACGTTCAGCGGGAAGGATTGCGTCTGCCAGAACTGCTCCCATACGCTCATCAGCACCAAACCCATCAAGATCCACGGGCCCAGCC ACTGCGCAGGCTGCAAGGAGGAGATCAAGCAGGGCCAGTCCCTCCTGGCACTGGAGAAGCAGTGGCATGTCAGCTGCTTCAAGTGCCAAACGTGCGGGATCATCCTCACCGGAGAGTACATCAGCAA GGATGGAGTCCCATACTGTGAGTCTGACTACCATGCTCAGTTCGGCATCAAGTGTGAGACGTGTGACCGGTACATCAGTGGCAGGGTCCTGGAG GCTGGAGGGAAGCACTACCACCCCACCTGCGCCCGCTGCGTGCGCTGCCATCAGATGTTCACCGAAGGAGAGGAGATGTACCTCACAG GCTCTGAGGTGTGGCACCCCATCTGCAAGCAGGCAGCCCGGgcagaaaagaagctgaag CACAGAAGGACATCAGAAACCTCCATCTCACCACCTGGCTCCAGCATCGGCTCCCCCAACAGAGTCATCTGC GCTAAAGTGGATAATGAGATCCTTAATTACAAAGACCTGGCAGCTCTTCCCAAGATTAAAGCCATCTACGAAGTGCAGCGTCCTGACCTCATTTCGTATGAGCCCTATCACAGATATAGCTATGGGGAG TCCTTGGGGACCCTCTCCCCGTACTCACAG gACATCTACGAGAGCTTCGACATCAGACAGAGACGAGCCTCCAGCCCTGGCTACATCGACTCCCCCACCTACAGCCGGCAGGGCATGTCCCCCACCATCCCAAGGTCCCCCCATCACTTCTACCGCTCAG GCACAGAGAGCGGGCGCAGCTCCCCCTACTATAGCCAGTTAGATGTGAGGTCTTCTACTCCAACCTCATACCAAGCACCCAAGCATTTCCACATTCCAG CTGCTGGTGAGAGCAACATCTACAGGAAACCTCCCATCTACAAGCGGCACG CTGCTGTCG ACAACAACCCTGCAGCcaccaaaagcaaaaccagtgaGGACATTGCACAGACGTCCAAGTACAGCCCTGCCTACTCCCCCGACCCCTATTACCACTCGGAGTCAGAGTACTGGTCCTTCCAGGGATCCCCCAAAG CTCCCCGAGCCCGACGGTTCTCATCAGGAGGTGAAGAAGATGGCTATGAGCGGGGCATGCACAAG ATCCAGAGCGGCATCGGCAGGCTGATCCTGAGGGAGGAGATGAAGGCACGCTCCAACTCCTATGCAGACCCCTGGACCCCACCccgcagctctgccagcagtaGAGAAGCCCTGCACACGGCTGGCTATGAGGGCTCCCTCAATGGCT CCCCCCGGATGCACTACCTGGCTGACAGTG ATCCCCTCATTTCCAAGTCAGCCTCTCTCCCTGCCTACAGgaggaatgggctgcacagg CCACCCAGTGCGGAGCTTTTCCACTACGACAGCACCAACGCCGTCAACTGGGGGATGCGAG AGTACAAG ATTTACCCCTATGAGCTGCTCCTGGTGAAGACAAGGGGAAGGAACCAGCTGCCCAAGGACGTGGACAGGACTCGGTTAGAG CGGCACCTCTCCCAGGAGGAGTTCTACCAGATCTTTGGTATGACCATCGCCGAGTTCGACCGCCTGGCTCTCTGGAAGAGGAACGAGCTGAAGAAGCAGGCGCGGCTGTTTTAA